The following coding sequences lie in one Arachis hypogaea cultivar Tifrunner chromosome 9, arahy.Tifrunner.gnm2.J5K5, whole genome shotgun sequence genomic window:
- the LOC112709865 gene encoding uncharacterized protein isoform X2 — MFGSHTILLSSLPSFILSHQLEEATTTCFITSSSSSSPQTHPPDPSYLVLYMDHRQVSVFISLLLTLHLSLLGVIATKFTLVNKCDYTVWPGIQSNAGVSPLSTTGFLLQPGQSTAVTAAAGWGGRFWGRTLCSRNSTGKFSCVTGDCGSGKLECSGNGATRATLAEFTLGSFGGLDFYDVSLVDGYNVPMLVAPSGGPRAGNCTATGCVGDLNASCPSELRVMSEDGKQVVACKSACEAFRLPQYCCSGAYDTRDTCKGSSYSQIFKSVCPRAYTYAYDDETSTFTCANADYTITFCPAPSTSTTKADDIGVYWGQNSNEGTLANTCESRKYSYVNIAFLTTFGNGETPVLNLAGHCDPSSKGCTGLSLDIKSCQKQGIKVMLSIGGVSSTYQLTSSKDAKNVSDYLWNNFLGGNSSSRPLGDAVLDGIEFNPGDNGYSIYWMDLARYLKSNSTQNVSIGAAPQCPLVSAENSTFSSGYFDYLSVQFYNNPPCNFVSGNTSGFINAWHQWSNLKVKKIFLGLPASSDEAVSGYIPPNLLNSQVLPIIRNSSNYGGIMLWDRYSDVKSRYSDSIEFDTGAQASTPAKRNKTHTGNGKRHLVIRIVIGVGAAITICLICYLSCACWRKYKAEVETRNRQRKLIHDIGGAAMLSRMNYIAKKFKREANASDEIEIFSFESMVTATNNFSSSNKLGEGGFGPVYMGRLTNQQEIAIKRLSKSSGQGLTEFKNEAKLIAKLQHTNLVKLIGLCIQREERMLVYEYMSNGSLDLHLFDAERRNVLDWEKRLNIIEGIAQGLLYLHKYSRLKVIHRDLKAGNILLDDEMKPKISDFGMARILGLTGSEEKTNRIVGTHGYMSPEYMLNGVVSPKVDVFSFGVLLLEILSAKKNNSSYNPDFPLLNLIGHAWKLWNEGKALELMDHGLNETCNTKEVLRCIHIGLLCVQNVPTDRPTMVDVVSFLSNDAIQLAQPKQPAFFINVDTNQQQLHTNTKEIFSKNSLTLSDVDGR; from the exons ACAGTGTGGCCGGGAATTCAATCTAACGCCGGAGTCTCCCCTCTCTCCACCACCGGCTTCCTCCTCCAACCCGGCCAGTCCACTGCAGTCACCGCCGCAGCTGGCTGGGGCGGCCGCTTCTGGGGCCGAACCCTCTGCTCCCGAAACTCCACAGGAAAATTCTCCTGCGTCACTGGCGACTGCGGCTCAGGAAAGCTTGAGtgctccggcaacggcgccacgAGGGCCACGCTGGCCGAGTTCACACTTGGCAGCTTTGGCGGCCTCGATTTTTACGACGTCAGCCTCGTCGACGGCTACAACGTCCCCATGCTGGTGGCACCCAGCGGCGGACCCCGCGCCGGAAACTGCACCGCCACGGGATGCGTCGGAGATTTGAACGCCTCGTGTCCTTCGGAGCTGAGGGTTATGAGTGAGGATGGAAAACAAGTAGTCGCGTGTAAAAGCGCGTGTGAAGCGTTCCGTTTGCCTCAATATTGCTGCAGCGGCGCGTATGACACGCGGGATACTTGCAAGGGATCGAGTTACTCGCAAATATTCAAGAGCGTTTGCCCACGCGCCTATACCTACGCGTACGACGACGAGACCAGCACGTTTACTTGCGCGAATGCCGATTACACAATTACCTTTTGCCCTGCCCCTAGTACAAG CACTACAAAAGCTGATGATATTGGTGTTTACTGGGGCCAAAATAGTAATGAGGGAACTCTTGCTAATACATGTGAATCAAGAAAGTACTCCTATGTAAACATAGCATTCCTTACCACATTTGGAAATGGTGAAACCCCGGTACTAAACCTGGCAGGTCATTGTGATCCTTCTTCAAAAGGGTGCACTGGTCTTAGCTTAGATATCAAAAGTTGCCAGAAGCAAGGGATCAAGGTCATGCTCTCGATCGGAGGAGTATCCAGTACATACCAATTGACTTCTTCTAAAGATGCTAAAAATGTTTCTGATTATCTCTGGAACAATTTCTTGGGTGGTAACTCATCTTCGCGCCCTCTTGGGGACGCAGTGTTAGATGGGATAGAATTCAACCCAGGTGATAATGGATACTCAATATACTGGATGGACCTTGCGCGTTACCTCAAGTCCAACTCAACACAAAATGTTTCTATAGGTGCAGCTCCTCAATGCCCCCTTGTTAGTGCTGAGAACTCTACCTTTAGTAGTGGATATTTCGATTATCTTTCGGTACAATTCTACAACAATCCTCCATGCAATTTTGTGAGTGGCAATACTAGTGGCTTCATAAATGCATGGCACCAATGGAGCAATTTGAAAGTGAAGAAAATATTTCTGGGGTTGCCAGCATCTTCTGATGAAGCTGTATCTGGCTATATTCCTCCAAATTTGTTAAATTCTCAGGTCCTTCCTATCATAAGGAACTCATCTAATTATGGAGGCATAATGTTGTGGGACAGATACAGCGATGTTAAGAGCAGATATAGTGATTCCATCGAATTCGATACAG GAGCGCAAGCATCCACGCCTGCCAAAAGGAACAAGACCCACACAG GAAATGGAAAACGCCATCTAG TTATAAGGATAGTTATTGGGGTGGGAGCTGCCATTACAATATGTTTAATTTGCTACTTGAGCTGTGCATGTTGGAGGAAGTACAAAGCAGAAG TGGAAACAAGAAACAGGCAAAGGAAGCTAATACATGACATTGGAGGTGCTGCAATGCTTTCCAGGATGAATTACATAGCAAAAAAGTTTAAAAGAGAGGCTAACGCAAGCGATGAGATTGAAATATTCAGTTTTGAAAGCATGGTCACTGCTACAAACAATTTCTCAAGCTCAAATAAGCTTGGTGAAGGGGGATTTGGACCTGTTTATATG GGTAGATTAACAAACCAACAAGAAATTGCGATAAAGCGACTCTCTAAGAGTTCAGGGCAAGGGTTAACAGAGTTTAAGAATGAAGCTAAACTCATTGCAAAACTCCAGCACACTAATCTTGTGAAGCTTATAGGGCTCTGCATCCAAAGAGAAGAGAGAATGTTGGTCTATGAGTACATGTCCAACGGAAGCTTAGACTTGCACTTATTTG ATGCAGAAAGAAGGAATGTTTTGGATTGGGAAAAGCGGCTTAACATCATAGAAGGCATTGCTCAAGGACTATTATATCTTCACAAGTATTCAAGGCTAAAAGTGATTCATCGTGATTTGAAAGCCGGCAACATATTACTTGACGATGAGATGAAACCTAAGATATCGGATTTTGGCATGGCTAGAATACTAGGACTAACAGGTTCTGAAGAAAAAACAAACCGAATTGTTGGAACACA TGGTTACATGTCTCCAGAGTATATGTTAAATGGCGTCGTCTCCCCAAAAGTAGACGTTTTCAGCTTTGGCGTATTGCTGCTAGAGATTCTCAGTGCAAAAAAGAATAACTCCTCTTACAACCCTGATTTTCCACTACTCAATCTAATTGGACAT GCATGGAAGTTATGGAATGAAGGTAAAGCTTTAGAGCTAATGGACCATGGATTAAATGAAACATGCAACACTAAAGAAGTATTGAGATGTATCCACATTGGCCTATTGTGTGTGCAAAACGTTCCAACAGATAGACCCACCATGGTTGATGTTGTCTCTTTTTTGTCAAATGATGCTATTCAACTTGCTCAGCCAAAGCAGCCAGCATTCTTCATCAATGTTGATACAAACCAACAACAATTGCATACTAACACAAAAGAAATTTTCTCCAAAAATAGTTTAACATTATCTGATGTGGATGGCAGATGA
- the LOC112709865 gene encoding uncharacterized protein isoform X1: MFGSHTILLSSLPSFILSHQLEEATTTCFITSSSSSSPQTHPPDPSYLVLYMDHRQVSVFISLLLTLHLSLLGVIATKFTLVNKCDYTVWPGIQSNAGVSPLSTTGFLLQPGQSTAVTAAAGWGGRFWGRTLCSRNSTGKFSCVTGDCGSGKLECSGNGATRATLAEFTLGSFGGLDFYDVSLVDGYNVPMLVAPSGGPRAGNCTATGCVGDLNASCPSELRVMSEDGKQVVACKSACEAFRLPQYCCSGAYDTRDTCKGSSYSQIFKSVCPRAYTYAYDDETSTFTCANADYTITFCPAPSTSTTKADDIGVYWGQNSNEGTLANTCESRKYSYVNIAFLTTFGNGETPVLNLAGHCDPSSKGCTGLSLDIKSCQKQGIKVMLSIGGVSSTYQLTSSKDAKNVSDYLWNNFLGGNSSSRPLGDAVLDGIEFNPGDNGYSIYWMDLARYLKSNSTQNVSIGAAPQCPLVSAENSTFSSGYFDYLSVQFYNNPPCNFVSGNTSGFINAWHQWSNLKVKKIFLGLPASSDEAVSGYIPPNLLNSQVLPIIRNSSNYGGIMLWDRYSDVKSRYSDSIEFDTGAQASTPAKRNKTHTGKAPIPVESIKPHAGNGKRHLVIRIVIGVGAAITICLICYLSCACWRKYKAEVETRNRQRKLIHDIGGAAMLSRMNYIAKKFKREANASDEIEIFSFESMVTATNNFSSSNKLGEGGFGPVYMGRLTNQQEIAIKRLSKSSGQGLTEFKNEAKLIAKLQHTNLVKLIGLCIQREERMLVYEYMSNGSLDLHLFDAERRNVLDWEKRLNIIEGIAQGLLYLHKYSRLKVIHRDLKAGNILLDDEMKPKISDFGMARILGLTGSEEKTNRIVGTHGYMSPEYMLNGVVSPKVDVFSFGVLLLEILSAKKNNSSYNPDFPLLNLIGHAWKLWNEGKALELMDHGLNETCNTKEVLRCIHIGLLCVQNVPTDRPTMVDVVSFLSNDAIQLAQPKQPAFFINVDTNQQQLHTNTKEIFSKNSLTLSDVDGR, from the exons ACAGTGTGGCCGGGAATTCAATCTAACGCCGGAGTCTCCCCTCTCTCCACCACCGGCTTCCTCCTCCAACCCGGCCAGTCCACTGCAGTCACCGCCGCAGCTGGCTGGGGCGGCCGCTTCTGGGGCCGAACCCTCTGCTCCCGAAACTCCACAGGAAAATTCTCCTGCGTCACTGGCGACTGCGGCTCAGGAAAGCTTGAGtgctccggcaacggcgccacgAGGGCCACGCTGGCCGAGTTCACACTTGGCAGCTTTGGCGGCCTCGATTTTTACGACGTCAGCCTCGTCGACGGCTACAACGTCCCCATGCTGGTGGCACCCAGCGGCGGACCCCGCGCCGGAAACTGCACCGCCACGGGATGCGTCGGAGATTTGAACGCCTCGTGTCCTTCGGAGCTGAGGGTTATGAGTGAGGATGGAAAACAAGTAGTCGCGTGTAAAAGCGCGTGTGAAGCGTTCCGTTTGCCTCAATATTGCTGCAGCGGCGCGTATGACACGCGGGATACTTGCAAGGGATCGAGTTACTCGCAAATATTCAAGAGCGTTTGCCCACGCGCCTATACCTACGCGTACGACGACGAGACCAGCACGTTTACTTGCGCGAATGCCGATTACACAATTACCTTTTGCCCTGCCCCTAGTACAAG CACTACAAAAGCTGATGATATTGGTGTTTACTGGGGCCAAAATAGTAATGAGGGAACTCTTGCTAATACATGTGAATCAAGAAAGTACTCCTATGTAAACATAGCATTCCTTACCACATTTGGAAATGGTGAAACCCCGGTACTAAACCTGGCAGGTCATTGTGATCCTTCTTCAAAAGGGTGCACTGGTCTTAGCTTAGATATCAAAAGTTGCCAGAAGCAAGGGATCAAGGTCATGCTCTCGATCGGAGGAGTATCCAGTACATACCAATTGACTTCTTCTAAAGATGCTAAAAATGTTTCTGATTATCTCTGGAACAATTTCTTGGGTGGTAACTCATCTTCGCGCCCTCTTGGGGACGCAGTGTTAGATGGGATAGAATTCAACCCAGGTGATAATGGATACTCAATATACTGGATGGACCTTGCGCGTTACCTCAAGTCCAACTCAACACAAAATGTTTCTATAGGTGCAGCTCCTCAATGCCCCCTTGTTAGTGCTGAGAACTCTACCTTTAGTAGTGGATATTTCGATTATCTTTCGGTACAATTCTACAACAATCCTCCATGCAATTTTGTGAGTGGCAATACTAGTGGCTTCATAAATGCATGGCACCAATGGAGCAATTTGAAAGTGAAGAAAATATTTCTGGGGTTGCCAGCATCTTCTGATGAAGCTGTATCTGGCTATATTCCTCCAAATTTGTTAAATTCTCAGGTCCTTCCTATCATAAGGAACTCATCTAATTATGGAGGCATAATGTTGTGGGACAGATACAGCGATGTTAAGAGCAGATATAGTGATTCCATCGAATTCGATACAG GAGCGCAAGCATCCACGCCTGCCAAAAGGAACAAGACCCACACAG GGAAAGCACCCATTCCTGTGGAAAGCATCAAACCTCATGCAG GAAATGGAAAACGCCATCTAG TTATAAGGATAGTTATTGGGGTGGGAGCTGCCATTACAATATGTTTAATTTGCTACTTGAGCTGTGCATGTTGGAGGAAGTACAAAGCAGAAG TGGAAACAAGAAACAGGCAAAGGAAGCTAATACATGACATTGGAGGTGCTGCAATGCTTTCCAGGATGAATTACATAGCAAAAAAGTTTAAAAGAGAGGCTAACGCAAGCGATGAGATTGAAATATTCAGTTTTGAAAGCATGGTCACTGCTACAAACAATTTCTCAAGCTCAAATAAGCTTGGTGAAGGGGGATTTGGACCTGTTTATATG GGTAGATTAACAAACCAACAAGAAATTGCGATAAAGCGACTCTCTAAGAGTTCAGGGCAAGGGTTAACAGAGTTTAAGAATGAAGCTAAACTCATTGCAAAACTCCAGCACACTAATCTTGTGAAGCTTATAGGGCTCTGCATCCAAAGAGAAGAGAGAATGTTGGTCTATGAGTACATGTCCAACGGAAGCTTAGACTTGCACTTATTTG ATGCAGAAAGAAGGAATGTTTTGGATTGGGAAAAGCGGCTTAACATCATAGAAGGCATTGCTCAAGGACTATTATATCTTCACAAGTATTCAAGGCTAAAAGTGATTCATCGTGATTTGAAAGCCGGCAACATATTACTTGACGATGAGATGAAACCTAAGATATCGGATTTTGGCATGGCTAGAATACTAGGACTAACAGGTTCTGAAGAAAAAACAAACCGAATTGTTGGAACACA TGGTTACATGTCTCCAGAGTATATGTTAAATGGCGTCGTCTCCCCAAAAGTAGACGTTTTCAGCTTTGGCGTATTGCTGCTAGAGATTCTCAGTGCAAAAAAGAATAACTCCTCTTACAACCCTGATTTTCCACTACTCAATCTAATTGGACAT GCATGGAAGTTATGGAATGAAGGTAAAGCTTTAGAGCTAATGGACCATGGATTAAATGAAACATGCAACACTAAAGAAGTATTGAGATGTATCCACATTGGCCTATTGTGTGTGCAAAACGTTCCAACAGATAGACCCACCATGGTTGATGTTGTCTCTTTTTTGTCAAATGATGCTATTCAACTTGCTCAGCCAAAGCAGCCAGCATTCTTCATCAATGTTGATACAAACCAACAACAATTGCATACTAACACAAAAGAAATTTTCTCCAAAAATAGTTTAACATTATCTGATGTGGATGGCAGATGA
- the LOC112709865 gene encoding uncharacterized protein isoform X3 yields MLVAPSGGPRAGNCTATGCVGDLNASCPSELRVMSEDGKQVVACKSACEAFRLPQYCCSGAYDTRDTCKGSSYSQIFKSVCPRAYTYAYDDETSTFTCANADYTITFCPAPSTSTTKADDIGVYWGQNSNEGTLANTCESRKYSYVNIAFLTTFGNGETPVLNLAGHCDPSSKGCTGLSLDIKSCQKQGIKVMLSIGGVSSTYQLTSSKDAKNVSDYLWNNFLGGNSSSRPLGDAVLDGIEFNPGDNGYSIYWMDLARYLKSNSTQNVSIGAAPQCPLVSAENSTFSSGYFDYLSVQFYNNPPCNFVSGNTSGFINAWHQWSNLKVKKIFLGLPASSDEAVSGYIPPNLLNSQVLPIIRNSSNYGGIMLWDRYSDVKSRYSDSIEFDTGAQASTPAKRNKTHTGKAPIPVESIKPHAGNGKRHLVIRIVIGVGAAITICLICYLSCACWRKYKAEVETRNRQRKLIHDIGGAAMLSRMNYIAKKFKREANASDEIEIFSFESMVTATNNFSSSNKLGEGGFGPVYMGRLTNQQEIAIKRLSKSSGQGLTEFKNEAKLIAKLQHTNLVKLIGLCIQREERMLVYEYMSNGSLDLHLFDAERRNVLDWEKRLNIIEGIAQGLLYLHKYSRLKVIHRDLKAGNILLDDEMKPKISDFGMARILGLTGSEEKTNRIVGTHGYMSPEYMLNGVVSPKVDVFSFGVLLLEILSAKKNNSSYNPDFPLLNLIGHAWKLWNEGKALELMDHGLNETCNTKEVLRCIHIGLLCVQNVPTDRPTMVDVVSFLSNDAIQLAQPKQPAFFINVDTNQQQLHTNTKEIFSKNSLTLSDVDGR; encoded by the exons ATGCTGGTGGCACCCAGCGGCGGACCCCGCGCCGGAAACTGCACCGCCACGGGATGCGTCGGAGATTTGAACGCCTCGTGTCCTTCGGAGCTGAGGGTTATGAGTGAGGATGGAAAACAAGTAGTCGCGTGTAAAAGCGCGTGTGAAGCGTTCCGTTTGCCTCAATATTGCTGCAGCGGCGCGTATGACACGCGGGATACTTGCAAGGGATCGAGTTACTCGCAAATATTCAAGAGCGTTTGCCCACGCGCCTATACCTACGCGTACGACGACGAGACCAGCACGTTTACTTGCGCGAATGCCGATTACACAATTACCTTTTGCCCTGCCCCTAGTACAAG CACTACAAAAGCTGATGATATTGGTGTTTACTGGGGCCAAAATAGTAATGAGGGAACTCTTGCTAATACATGTGAATCAAGAAAGTACTCCTATGTAAACATAGCATTCCTTACCACATTTGGAAATGGTGAAACCCCGGTACTAAACCTGGCAGGTCATTGTGATCCTTCTTCAAAAGGGTGCACTGGTCTTAGCTTAGATATCAAAAGTTGCCAGAAGCAAGGGATCAAGGTCATGCTCTCGATCGGAGGAGTATCCAGTACATACCAATTGACTTCTTCTAAAGATGCTAAAAATGTTTCTGATTATCTCTGGAACAATTTCTTGGGTGGTAACTCATCTTCGCGCCCTCTTGGGGACGCAGTGTTAGATGGGATAGAATTCAACCCAGGTGATAATGGATACTCAATATACTGGATGGACCTTGCGCGTTACCTCAAGTCCAACTCAACACAAAATGTTTCTATAGGTGCAGCTCCTCAATGCCCCCTTGTTAGTGCTGAGAACTCTACCTTTAGTAGTGGATATTTCGATTATCTTTCGGTACAATTCTACAACAATCCTCCATGCAATTTTGTGAGTGGCAATACTAGTGGCTTCATAAATGCATGGCACCAATGGAGCAATTTGAAAGTGAAGAAAATATTTCTGGGGTTGCCAGCATCTTCTGATGAAGCTGTATCTGGCTATATTCCTCCAAATTTGTTAAATTCTCAGGTCCTTCCTATCATAAGGAACTCATCTAATTATGGAGGCATAATGTTGTGGGACAGATACAGCGATGTTAAGAGCAGATATAGTGATTCCATCGAATTCGATACAG GAGCGCAAGCATCCACGCCTGCCAAAAGGAACAAGACCCACACAG GGAAAGCACCCATTCCTGTGGAAAGCATCAAACCTCATGCAG GAAATGGAAAACGCCATCTAG TTATAAGGATAGTTATTGGGGTGGGAGCTGCCATTACAATATGTTTAATTTGCTACTTGAGCTGTGCATGTTGGAGGAAGTACAAAGCAGAAG TGGAAACAAGAAACAGGCAAAGGAAGCTAATACATGACATTGGAGGTGCTGCAATGCTTTCCAGGATGAATTACATAGCAAAAAAGTTTAAAAGAGAGGCTAACGCAAGCGATGAGATTGAAATATTCAGTTTTGAAAGCATGGTCACTGCTACAAACAATTTCTCAAGCTCAAATAAGCTTGGTGAAGGGGGATTTGGACCTGTTTATATG GGTAGATTAACAAACCAACAAGAAATTGCGATAAAGCGACTCTCTAAGAGTTCAGGGCAAGGGTTAACAGAGTTTAAGAATGAAGCTAAACTCATTGCAAAACTCCAGCACACTAATCTTGTGAAGCTTATAGGGCTCTGCATCCAAAGAGAAGAGAGAATGTTGGTCTATGAGTACATGTCCAACGGAAGCTTAGACTTGCACTTATTTG ATGCAGAAAGAAGGAATGTTTTGGATTGGGAAAAGCGGCTTAACATCATAGAAGGCATTGCTCAAGGACTATTATATCTTCACAAGTATTCAAGGCTAAAAGTGATTCATCGTGATTTGAAAGCCGGCAACATATTACTTGACGATGAGATGAAACCTAAGATATCGGATTTTGGCATGGCTAGAATACTAGGACTAACAGGTTCTGAAGAAAAAACAAACCGAATTGTTGGAACACA TGGTTACATGTCTCCAGAGTATATGTTAAATGGCGTCGTCTCCCCAAAAGTAGACGTTTTCAGCTTTGGCGTATTGCTGCTAGAGATTCTCAGTGCAAAAAAGAATAACTCCTCTTACAACCCTGATTTTCCACTACTCAATCTAATTGGACAT GCATGGAAGTTATGGAATGAAGGTAAAGCTTTAGAGCTAATGGACCATGGATTAAATGAAACATGCAACACTAAAGAAGTATTGAGATGTATCCACATTGGCCTATTGTGTGTGCAAAACGTTCCAACAGATAGACCCACCATGGTTGATGTTGTCTCTTTTTTGTCAAATGATGCTATTCAACTTGCTCAGCCAAAGCAGCCAGCATTCTTCATCAATGTTGATACAAACCAACAACAATTGCATACTAACACAAAAGAAATTTTCTCCAAAAATAGTTTAACATTATCTGATGTGGATGGCAGATGA